A window of Nicotiana tabacum cultivar K326 chromosome 24, ASM71507v2, whole genome shotgun sequence contains these coding sequences:
- the LOC107821967 gene encoding uncharacterized protein LOC107821967 has protein sequence MIKKVMADQQAQATTMRNLERQMGQLASAQNTRPVGALPSDTKANPKESINAVSLRNGRQLEEVQSKKRKQVTFNEKPTTIESKSEKSKELEKPAEEAVAEQPPPVISRPPPSFPQRLQKVKDNATYKKFLDILKQVQINIPLVDILQEVPKYAKYIKDIVENKRRLTKFETVALTEECSSRIQSKLPQKFKDPGSFTIQISIGKHAVGRALYDIGASINLMSLSVFRQLGLGKPRPTTVILQLADHTLAHPE, from the coding sequence ATGATAAAGAAAGTGATGGCTGACCAGCAGGCCCAAGCCACAACAATGAGAAATTTGGAGCGCCAAATGGGACAACTTGCTAGTGCTCAAAATACTCGACCAGTTGGAGCTCTTCCAAGTGATACTAAGGCTAATCCTAAGGAATCTATTAATGCTGTGTCATTGAGGAATGGGAGACAATTAGAAGAAGTCCagtcaaaaaaaagaaaacaagtgACCTTTAATGAGAAGCCGACCACTATAGAGTCAAAATCAGAAAAatcaaaggagttagagaagCCAGCTGAAGAGGCAGTGGCTGAGCAACCTCCACCAGTAATTTCAAGGCCACCACCTTCGTTCCCTCAAAGATTGCAGAAAGTGAAGGATAATGCCACGTATAAAAAGTTTCTTGATATTTTGAAGCAGGTGCAAATCAATATTCCACTAGTAGATATCCTACAAGAAGTGCCCAAATATGCAAAATACATCAAGGACATAGTGGAAAATAAGAGGAGGTTGACCAAATTCGAGACTGTAGCACTCACTGAGGAATGTAGCTCTAGAATCCAAAGCAAGCTACCTCAGAAATTCAAAGATCCGGGTAGTTTCACTATCCAAATTTCAATTGGTAAGCATGCAGTCGGGCGAGCTTTGTATGATATTGGagcgagtatcaatttgatgtcACTATCTGTTTTCAGACAGTTGGGGTTGGGTAAGCCACGCCCAACAACGGTGATCTTACAATTGGCTGATCACACCCTTGCTCATCCAGAATGA